A stretch of the Equus caballus isolate H_3958 breed thoroughbred chromosome X, TB-T2T, whole genome shotgun sequence genome encodes the following:
- the LOC138921920 gene encoding rhox homeobox family member 2-like: MDPRAESPEAHGLLDSTRDLEPPQQCSDEGDDEDREEGHEAKRVEISLSADGGEEEEGIQAEPEQEAAAAAAQGKEAGDGAGEGEEKDDGAVGAGAPANREPGGDGGREAGEQGPEEQPPQAAVECPQPGARRQAGRRATFTPVQLRELEGVFRHTPYPELWLRQELARRMGVTEARVQVWFKNRRAKWRRWQRALMFRVMPPVVLGPPVLIGSRRPRSTILIRTPDCMRMLLQPLPPGLPLPAGLPLPPGSPFPPVFLPPPPWLLPPFLPCGCCRVAWPAPLPSGGLL; the protein is encoded by the exons ATGGATCCCAGAGCAGAATCCCCAGAAGCACACGGCCTCTTGGACAGCACTCGGGACCTGGAGCCTCCACAGCAGTGCAGCGACGAGGGAGACGACGAGGACCGGGAAGAAGGGCATG AAGCGAAACGTGTGGAGATCTCGCTTAGCGCAGacggaggagaagaggaagaagggataCAGGCCGAACCTgagcaggaagcagcagcagcagccgcacaagggaaagaggcaggagacggagcaggagaaggagaagaaaaggacgACGGCGCCGTTGGCGCTGGAGCTCCCGCGAACCGCGAGCCCGGCGGCGATGGCGGCCGAGAAGCGGGAGAGCAGGGGCCGGAGGAGCAGCCCCCGCAGGCCGCCGTCGAATGTCCGCAGCCTGGAGCCAGGCGGCAGGCGGGCCGCCGCGCCACGTTCACCCCGGTGCAGCTGCGGGAGCTGGAGGGCGTTTTCCGCCACACTCCGTATCCCGAATTGTGGTTGCG ACAGGAGCTTGCTAGACGCATGGGTGTGACTGAAGCCAGGGTGCAG GTTTGGTTTAAGAATAGGAGGGCCAAGTGGAGGAGATGGCAGAGGGCGTTGATGTTCAGAGTCatgccccccgtggtcctgggcCCCCCCGTCCTCATTGGCTCGCGCAGACCCAGAAGTACCATCCTGATTCGGACTCCGGATTGCATGCGGATGCTTTTGCAGCCGCTGCCGCCGGGGCTGCCTCTGCCGGCCGGGCTGCCTCTGCCGCCCGGGTCTCCCTTTCCTCCTGTGTTCTTGCCGCCTCCGCCCTGGCTTCTTCCACCTTtccttccctgtggctgctgtcgTGTGGCATGGCCTGCTCCCTTACCATCAGGGGGCCTTTTGTAG